The Streptomyces sp. WZ-12 genome segment ACCGTCACGACGTGGTTGCCGAAGCGCCGGCACAGCCGCCCGGTGAGCATCATGAACGCCACCGCCCCGGCGGAGACGCCGAGCAGCGCCAGTCCCAGGGCGCCCGCGCCGGCGCCGGTCTGCGCCTTGATCGCGGGGATCCGGACGACCCAACCCGCGAAGAGGAAGCCGTCCATGGCGAAGAACGCGGTGATCGCGGCGCGCCGGCGGGCCAGCGGGTCACCGGGCGCGCCCGAAGCCGCGGCCGTCGTTCCGATATGCGCCCCCATTGGGGGATTTGAGGATCGAGGGGAGAGAGGGGGCCGATGGCGGGTGAAGACCGTCCGTATTTTGTTTAGCGTCGGCACAAAGCCAGAATAGAGGCGTGACCCAGACTCGGACAACCAGGCTGGAGCGGGGCCGCGGCGCCCTCGGACCCGCACTGGAGCTCGTACACACCGGACGCGCACCCACCCGTGCCGTCCTGACCTCCGAACTCGGCGTGACCCGGGCGACCGCGGGCGCGGTGGCCGCCGAGCTCGAAGCGCTCGGCCTGATCACCGTCGACTCCCGGCCGCACGCCTCCGCCGGCTCCCAGGGGCGACCCTCGCACCGGTTGTCCATCAACGAGGACGGCCCGGTCGTGCTCGCCGCGCAGATCCACGCCGACGGCTACCGCGCGGCCCTGGTCGGCCTCGGCGGCCGGATCGTCGCCACCACGCCCAGCTGCGGCATCATCCCCGCGGACCCCGCCCACGTCCTCGCCGAGGTCGTCGAGGCCGGCGCCGCCCTGCTCCGCGAGACCGGGCGCCGCTGCCTGGGTGCGGGCCTCGCGGTGCCCTCCGCGGTCGCCGAACCGGACGGCGAGGCGCTCAACCCCCTCCACCTCGCCTGGCCTTCGGGCGCCCCGGTGCGCGAACTGTTCCTGCGCGCGCTGGCCGCCGCGGAGATCCCCGGCGTCACCGAGAAGATCGGCTTCACCGGCAACGACGTCAACCTCGGCGCGCTCGCCGAACACCGGCACGGGGCCGGCCGCGGCGCTCGCCACCTGCTGTGCGTGGCCTCCGGCCACCGGGGCGTCGGCGGCGCGCTGGTCCTCGACGGCCGCCTGCACAGCGGCAGTTCGGGCCTCGCCCTGGAGGTCGGCCACCTCACCGTCAACCCCGAGGGCGCGCCCTGCCACTGCGGCAGCCGCGGCTGCCTGGACGTCGAGGCCGACCCGCTCGCCTTCCTCGTGGCCGCCGGCCGCGAACCGGGCCCGGAGGTCTCCCTCCTGCACCAGGCCGTCGAACTCCTCCGCACCGAACTCGCCGACCCCGGCGTCCGCACCGCCGCCGACCTGCTCATCGACCGCCTCGGCCTGGGCCTCGCCGGCCTCGTCAACATCCTCAACCCGGACCGCATCATCCTCGGCGGCCTCCACCGCGCCCTCCTGGAGGCCGACCCCGAACGCCTACGAGCGGTCGTCGCGGACCGCAGCCTGTGGGGACGCAGCGGCGGGGTCCCCATCCTCTCTTGCAGCCTGGACCACAACAGTTTGGTGGGCGCGGCGGAACTGGCGTGGCAGCCGATTCTTGACGATCCGTTGGTGCTGTGACGCCGGTCCGCTGCGCTTGGCTTGCTGCCCACGTTGGTGGCTTTCCCGCCGTGGGCCTGCGGCCGGCTGCTGCCCACGTTTTTGGCTGTCCCGCCGTGGCGCCTGCGGCGCGGGGCCGGTCCGCTGCGCGGGGCTGTTGGGTTGCGGTGACGGGCCTCCGGGGGCGGTGTGCCAGACTGCTTCGCTTTACGTCTGGCACACCGCCCCCTCCGGCCCGTCCCCTCCCGTTGAGGGGTGGATTTCTCTAGTCGGGGGCTGGTCATTGTGGTCCAGTGACCGTCACTGCCTAGTTGCTTGGGTCACCCTGTCCTCTTACGGTCACCACTCAACCCAGCGGCCCGAGTTGGCCCACCGGGCGGATGTGGCATCCACCGTTTTCACCCACCCCCAACGGGAGGGGACGGGCCGGAGGGGTGGGTGTGCAGGACGTAAAGCGAAGCAGTCCTGCACACCCACCCCGGAGGGCCGTCACCGCACCCCGACAGCCCCGCGCAGCGGACAACAATCCACCCGCCCC includes the following:
- a CDS encoding ROK family protein: MTQTRTTRLERGRGALGPALELVHTGRAPTRAVLTSELGVTRATAGAVAAELEALGLITVDSRPHASAGSQGRPSHRLSINEDGPVVLAAQIHADGYRAALVGLGGRIVATTPSCGIIPADPAHVLAEVVEAGAALLRETGRRCLGAGLAVPSAVAEPDGEALNPLHLAWPSGAPVRELFLRALAAAEIPGVTEKIGFTGNDVNLGALAEHRHGAGRGARHLLCVASGHRGVGGALVLDGRLHSGSSGLALEVGHLTVNPEGAPCHCGSRGCLDVEADPLAFLVAAGREPGPEVSLLHQAVELLRTELADPGVRTAADLLIDRLGLGLAGLVNILNPDRIILGGLHRALLEADPERLRAVVADRSLWGRSGGVPILSCSLDHNSLVGAAELAWQPILDDPLVL